In Panulirus ornatus isolate Po-2019 chromosome 2, ASM3632096v1, whole genome shotgun sequence, the DNA window ACCATAACCCTGATAATTACACTCATAATGATTATAGAAAAAGGGTTAGTAATAGGATAAGTTAAATACAGACATTTTAGACCCAAAGGTGGCTGACGGCATAATAGGAGTAAACACTGGGACTCATTAAAACACTGCAATTAAGTTTACTGCAACCGCTGTTATTCAAATTTTCTATGCAAAGACGCAGAGAAAAGATCTGTAGATTTTGAATAGAGAGGGCTTATGCTGGTGAGATCAGGACTGATACAATGTCAGAAGCTTACCTACAAAATGCAAACAAGTACTGAAAAacaacactaggaaaagaaaagttGATCAGCCCAACTAAATCTGAAATAATCGTTAcattaaaaaaaggaggagggtgtATCACAGAACTGGAAATGGACACTTACAAACTGAAGATCAAACTAAAGCCTCAGAACTGAAAATATGTAACAATGGGTAAAATTCTGGAAGAAGGTCAATAGAGATTATCAAAATAATTGAAAGACTTGGGGCATTACATCAGGAACTGACTGATAACATCATCCTGATATGTTAATGGACAGTCAACATCTGAATGATTTGGGCGCTGTGCAGTTTTGCAAGCTTCTCAGTAAGTTTACATGTGTGTTTTAGTCAAAAAACGAGTTGTACAATTCGTGTGGAGCAGGCCTGTCTCTCTCTATAAGTACTTTTTGTGACATTCCCTATCACTTAGCAGAATATTCCAAGTAAATACACACAGTAGGCAAAACTGAATTTCAAAGCTAAATACAAATGCATTAGAAAAGAGTTATGATATAACTGGTAACTGTATCTCcattatatatcaaatatagagaTTTCCTCGTCAAATATGCAATCTGAACTCTAATTGACaattacagaaaagtaatgtaggcACTGCACTGAAAAGTTTCTGTTGATAATATTGACACCACTTTAGTGGATATCAAAAATACACTTCAAATGAAATAAGAGTAGAAATAGTTTAAAGGCTCACAGCAAAGACACAAGAGGCACATACATCAAATACTTTAGGACTGGTAAGCAGAAATCTGTAATGTAGTGTGATTACAGTAAAAAAAATTTAACATACCAGTGTCTAAAATGGGCGAATCCCCTTTCAAAGTTCTACTTACAGTTGCTTGATAGTATCCTAATACAATTTGTTGAGACACCTACTTATGGCATGAACATATCAAGTCAATTCTACAACAAATGAAGATCTTGCCTATAATGTTGTAGGAAGAGAAAAGTTTGATACGAGTGATCATGAACAATTCACTATTGTGCTTGCTTTCAATAATAGTTGCAATACTTGTAATTTTCAAATACTTGAAAATCTTGACCTAAGCAGCTACTCAAAATCTGAtcagtctgatttcactcatgCAATGATGGATAAAGGCTTGTGGGAAATTTATTCTATTTGAATTAGGCAAAGTACCTTTTTTTAAACATGTTAACACTTTTGCAGTTTAATCAAATTTCCATGGGGGTGCCCTGAAAGGTGTTAACAATCTAATAAAATCTGAAATTATGAATCTGATATATTCTATTACTTTTCCATTAAGAAAATGAGATATATTTTCTATATCTGGCACTAAAATTCTATGAAATCCATAATGGAGAGAGAATAATCATATTTTTTACCaaataaatgcaaatatacataaaatttTCTCAGTTCTCCCAAAAACAGCACATAAATTTTTTCAACAAAGTCAATAAACAGCTGAAACTATTATCTAAGGAATTGAATATGAATCATTATGATACATATCAATATCTATAACAGAAGTAAACATTTatcttggaaaagtgaaaaaacatCTGGAgagatatatatgatatttcattttgatattttgatataaaatatgaaaaaatacaatAATGACAATACAAAATACGGTATTAAGCATATCATTAATTATTTTGATATAAACCTAATGAAAAATATGGCTAAAATCCTTATTCTACGGCTGATAACTGTCATTAAATATCAAAGTTTCACATCAGTCGAATGCTAACTTTATCTGTAAGCTTTGGCCTTAGACATTCTGTCTTATGCTATTTGTGTACAGGAATTAGCATAGTTATAGAATCTGAAGGGAATACAGTCTCTACAACAAAAATCCAACAATTGACAtttaaaataaggcttccatgcaTCAGGTTTTCTTTGTAGCTTCAATTATAAACATagcctttaaaaaaaatttttttaaacataatctttaaaaaaagttgtaaagaagtactttctgTAGTAGatgagtggtggatggatggaataagaAGACTGCAGTCATGGTTAATGCAAAAATGCTGAAAAGAAGGCTTACACTTACGGGCAGCACGTGGTTATAACGCTTGACACTAGACTCCCCAGCATCCCAGATCTCTAAACGAAATAAAATGAGGCGATTACCAATTTTCATAGGCCAATATACATTGCTGCACTGGATTCCCACAGTTTCTATGTGTTGATGTGGCACCTGTAAagtgtcataatgataataagttcGAAACAAAAGTGAGGTAATTCATCTAAATTATGCATGATCCTGGAGTGTCTTTTTGATGGATATTTCTAAGGCTATATAAAACATTTACAGTTACACTGAAACTGAATATGGATTGCAAAACAATTTTGGGGCCATATGAGTTGCTGCTTAATCCTTAAATGTTGGGTGATGTCATGTATTCCCATCTCAAAATGGACATAAAAATTAaatcttcatattttctttttttttttttttttttttttttttttccaaaagaaggaacagaggggtgccaggtgaggatattccacaaaggcccagtcctctgttcttaacgctacctcgctaatggcggatagtttaaaagaaagaaaaagattttctgtttccctttataaatgaaagaaatacatgtacaagTTTAAGTACATACAAGTGAGCAAACATAACTCAAATGACCATGGTTTAACCCTTAAGTTGATGTTTAAACTACCAAATTGAGGTGGCCAAGGATGTTGAAGGAAGATGGTGCAGAGTATAtaagtggttagggaggggaggttAAGTCCCTTAAGCAAATACAACGATAACTTTTATCACTATATTATGAAACAAAGCATGTAAATGTGAAAAATATGTACAAACAAGTGAGGTAACAGCAAGGAGGAGACAGTGGTGGGTAAGGAGTTTGGGGAGGTATAATGGGGTAAGAGTTACATGAAACAAATTCATGAAGTGACACATCATTAATCATATTTActatttacccacacacacatatatatatattattattattattatcataatcatcataattattatcattatcataattatcatatcattattataattatcattattattattattattatacttaatcactgtttcctgcatcaacaaggtagcgccaggaaacagatgaagaacggcccatccactcataaacacacacacacacacacacacacacacacacacacatttttttttttttttgctttgtcactgtctcccgcgtttgcgaggtagcacaaggaaacagacgaaagaaatggcccaacccacccccataaatatgtatatacatacgtccacgcaaatatacatacctacacagctttccatggtttaacccagacgcttcacatgccctgattcaatccactgacagcacgtcaaccccggtataccacatcgatccaattcactctattccttgccctcctttcaccctcctgcatgttcaggccccgatcacacaaaatctttttcactccatctttccacctccaatttggtctcccacttctcctcgttccctccaccttcgacacatatatcctcttggtcaatctttcctcactcattctctccatgtgcccaaaccatttcaaaacaccctcttctgctctctcaaccacgctctttttatttccacacatctctcttacccttacgttacttactcgatcaaaccacctcacaccacacattgtcctcaaacatctcatttccagcacatccaccctcctgcgcacaactctatccatggcccacgcctcgcaaccatacaacattgttggaaccactattccttcaaacatacccatttttgctttccgagataatgttctcgacttccacacattcttcaaggctcccaggatttttgccccctcccccaccctatgatccacttccgcttccatgattccatccgctgccagatccactcccagatatctaaaacactttacttcctccagttttgctccattcaaacttacctcccaactgacttgaccctcaaccctactgtacctaataaccttgctcttattcacatttactcttaactttcttctttcacacactttaccaaactcagtcaccagcttctgcagtttctcacatgaatccgccaccagcgctgtatcatcagcgaacaacaactgactcacttcccaagctctctcatccccaacagacttcatacttgcccctctttccaggactcttgcatttacctccctaacaaccccatccataaacaaattaaacaaccatggagacatcacacacccctgccgcaaacctacattcactgagaaccaatcactttcctctcttcctacacgtacacatgccttacatcctcgataaaaacttttcactgcttctaacaacttgcctcccacaccatatattcttaacaccttccacagagcatctctatcaactctatcatatgccttctccaaatccataaatgctacatacaaatccatttgcttttctaagtatttctcacatacattcttcaaagcaaacacctgatccacacatcctctaccacttctgaaaccacactgctcttccccaatctgatgctctgtacatgccttcaccctctcaatcaataccctcccatatacgcttcacatgccctgattcaatccattgacagcatgtcaatcccggtataccacatcgatccaattcactctattccttgactgcctttcaccctcctgcatgttcaggccccgatcactcaaaatctttttcactccatctttccacccccaatttggtctcccacttctcgtttcctccacctccgaaacatatatcctcttggtcaatctttcctcactcattctctccatgtgtccaaaccatttcaaaacaccctcttctgctctctcaaccacgctctttttatttccacacatctctcttacccttacattacttactcgatcaaaccacctcacaccacatattgtcctcaaacatctcatttccaacacatacacccttctccatacaaccctatctatagcctgtgcctcgcaaccatataacattgttggaactgcttttccttcaaatatacccatttttgctctttgagataaggttctctccttccacacattcttcatcgctcccagaaccttcgccccctcccccacctagtgactcgcttctgcttccatggttccatttgctgctaagtccactcccagatatctaaaaactacttcacttcctccaatttttctccagtcaaacttacatcccaattaacttgtccctcaacatatGTGAAAAAAATTGCTTCAAGAGAGTGGTATCTTCTAAGGAAAGCATCTATAGTGACCAATGTGACACTTAGGAATGTTAAAATGTTGGCAAGGGATTTAAGCAAAGAGTGCAAGACATTGTGCTTCGTCTGAAGACTCCCAGTGTTTCATAGGAGTCTTCATATGAATATTTCCAGCAATTAAATATTCAGGAACATAAAATCTATTGGAGATTTAACAAACAAAAAGTCCTTCCTCAATACTTAGTCCATGTACATCTATCCCtttaaacaaagaaaatgggacagAAAAATTACCTACAATTaagtattatgaaaaaaaaatattgacattACGCAGGGCTAACACATAGCACTCATTGCATATGCTGCTGTTTCAAATTATTATTACAGCACTCTCTACTGCATAGTTGGCAAAGAAAGGGAAAGATACCCCATGCTAAAAACTTTAAAATAATGGATACATAAACAACTATACAAAACCTGTTGTCACACAAGAAAAAGTGATTTTTAAATACTGTCTCGCATAAAGTCACAGCCATATTTTGATCCATACTTGTCTAACTTAATGTATAAAGCTGCTGATAAGAATTTAGTCTTTCACATCATATAGCATAAGATTAGAAAGAAACTCACTTCTTGGCCTGAAAGCCGATTCATGGTCCATGTCTTCCCAGAGGATGCTTTTCCAAGCATAAAGAGTTTATATGTCACATTTGGGGCAGATGGTGGTAGGTTGGGCTTTTCCAATATTCCTGTTAAGGAAATACAGGTATCAGAAGTAGCTCCTTATCTCCTGAGATATCAAATATCCTAATGATTCATGGAAATAAATGAGGCTTTGCAGGAAAATTCATTGCACCCATCTGTTAGTTTTATTTCCAAACCTATTAGTATTTTGGAAGGTGAAAATCCTTGAGTGGAAATGCCAACCTTCAGATTAACAAAGGTTCTTAGCAAAGAACTGACAATCTTCTGATGGCACAAAAGAATCTGAAATTTTCTTGAGGCTATAGTCCATTCATGAGACTTTCCTTTTCAGAGATGCATCCTGATCTTATTTCTTTGATAAAACTGGAATTCAACTTTTACCCTATCATGGCATTCTTGTGATATCTGAGTTATATTTCATGACCTATTCAATTCCAACATGCCATCATGTTGTAATACacagaattatgacaaaccttataaATATCCACATTATTCAAGACAGTAATAGGAGGAATTACGAAAACCTTTATAAATATCCACActattcaaatgttcaacagcctagtcaacattattttgtggaaggtgcacataactatgagccacaaaacaatgaaggaaatagattccaaagacatacacaatacaggtattcaagacctcagtttAGTCATAACCCTTATGTTAGAAGACAGACCACCAATGAAATAtttgggatgtggagaatttggtcatggtaaacatcagtgtcaaaaatcaccaaagactataggattaaatgttgcttgggaacagaaacatgataATAGTGAGGTAAGAGATAATGAGTATAATGTGAGTATATTCAATGTGCAATTTAAGAGCCAAACATTACTGAAGGTTGGCATAAAAGGTAGTCctgaaaagaaaattttgatattgaggGATACTGATGTcagtttaattctgaaagatgtattagagtggaAAGGAGTCTTATTCTtgggaaaaaatagatataaaagggTTATGGTCAGGCAAGCTTATCCCACTGGATTATATAAATCTTGAaagtggatttgtgagtggccgTATAAAGGTTGGGACTTGGGGAATTACCTATCAAGCAGCACCCTTATACagtgaatcctaaaatgagagataatgagaaaagaaatacagtatatgcttgacaatgatctgattgaaaaaagTAATAGTCCTTGGAGACCACCTCATGTATTAATAACCAAACCTGATAGTATTACCTACAGAATTGgtactgatttcagaaaggtaaataaaatTACTAAAGCTGACTCGTATCCTATTCCAAGAGTAGAAGTTTGTACTGATCAgataggagatgctaaatttgtaactaagttagacttattgaaagggtattgggaagtacctcTGACTGAAAGAGTACAGGAAATTTCTGCAGTTGTAACTATGGATGGTTagtatcagtataaagtgatgccctttggtatgaaaaaatgtggtagtactttccaaagattagtaaatcaagtattgtgtgatgttacagattgttctgtatatatagatgatacagtattgtattcaaaaacttgggaagaacatttgtatttaataagagaagtgtttaataggttggacaaagcaaatttaacggtaaaccttgtaaagagtgAAGTTGCTAGAGCAACTACAGAATATTGAGGTTATGCTGTTGGTCAAGGATATGTAAAACCAATCACTGCTGAGAtagaaagtattgtaaaatttccagcaCCTACATATACGAAAGAATTATTGCAATTTCTGGGTATGGTTGGATATTATAATGGGTTTTGTgagaatttttcaatcactgctttacaattaaccaacttattgtcaaagaaagtaATATCTTTAtggagtgatcaatgtgatgaggcctttaagaaaTTGGAACAGACTTGTCTGTACACCcatactttctactccaaattatgatagACCATGTAAATTGTATATAGATGCAAGTGATTTTGGGTTTGGTGGAGTCTTAATGCAGATtaaagatgatattgattttccaattcATTTTTCATAAAAGTTTCTGTTTTATCAGAAAAACTATAATACTACTGAAAAGGAAACATTAGCCTTGATTTTGagtttgaatcattttgatgtatatttgagaGGAGTAGGTAGGCCGATCCAAGTGTTTATGGATCACAATCCACTTTTTTTGCTTGAGATAAAAAACGTTAACCAATGTTTAacaaggtggagtcttttgttaTAAGATTATAAATTGATTATtaaacatataagaggaaaggataatgcTATAGCTGATGTATTATCTTGTATACcagttagtcatgagtcaactagtgGCAGACTCATGTTTCTTTTGGGAGGGGAATGTTACAGTTATTTCCCCTATTTACTCATAAATGTTATTGTTACCCATTatgtcttattcagttttctttgagaaattgtatagaaactgaaAGATGGCCaaagtcaagcctctctctcaggaatggccataagaggaagatgtgataaaaagctgttggtaaatgtataatgtaatctgtacaaaTCTCAGTCATTTCtaacccttatgttatataattggGGCCAGTGAATTAgccagagtgatgttaagtaaagtaatatataGAGATCTATGTATGAAGATAAATTGTATCATCTATGTTACGAGAGCCGTTTATTTTGCtattataaatatatcttttatagatttttatctgtgtttggtatttgaccaacttgagaagggAAAAGTAGGTAATATCATTACGGGcatcagctgtcagatgttagccaaatggtaagggaatctgtgtctagcccaaatctctctgttaacagaagctgtatTTCAgaattatctgttttaatgggtctatgggctgattatacaccctttaatatgtaaggggtggaggcagaacatAACAATATGTACAAATTTCTGTCTTATGTATATGACCTTGTAAACATTCCAATTAGTGACATACTATTTACAGGCCAGCTCTACAGCacaggatgaacacatgggttggtAGGAAGCCTAATGACTTATCCGAGACTCAAACTTGGGGCCAAAAGACTGGTAGGttgtaatactactactacagtaattGTGTTGTATGAGTGAATTACTGTGCACAACTGTGTTCATGTGTAATCTATCAGTctttacatgtgtacatattctgTCTTTGTGagttccatacatatattgaatataagTGGGTAAAATTCTAGGGTATGCATGATATGCAGAGAACTGTCATCTTTTTATCTACTTTCCCAAACTTACCAAATAGTTTTCTCTTGTTTGTTCCTGGAACCAAAAGCTTTTGTTGATAAGTTTTACTCTCCCCAATAGTCCACTCTGGTGCCATTTTGGTGATTACATAATCATCTGTAGTAGAATAAAATAAAGTTAGGACGTATCATAATAACCTAATACTGTATCTTATGCAGTTTACTAGGGAAAATCTTAAAACACAGTATTTCTTGAGTTAGTATAAATATCCACCCATAAAAAATTTTCTTGCAAGTAATAGTTACTCCTAATTCATACTAAAAACATATAGGCATTTTAATTTCAGTGTGACTACTTACATAGGCACTTTGAcacaaaaacatttcttttctcctttcttccttacaAATCTTTGTATCCTGCAAATAAAATAATTTCATCAAAACTTGTTGAATTTGAATAACTTGCTTGACAAAATTTtttgtgaaaaaaagataaagcaaATGCACTGGTATGTTGCTCCTAACTAAAGCCCACTTACATCAAAATAGGAGAATGGGTCTTATGAACAATAATCTTACATTCCTAATTTTTAGGGAACAACTCTTCCAAATAAAACTGCTTGTTACAAACATCAGATGGACAATTTTATTTTAACTTAGAATGTTAAATGATATACTAAACCTACTTAACGGTACATTAACAAGATCTTTAGAATGCTTATAGTAATATTTGTAATGTAAGGTATGATAATGCTGCAAAATCAATGTTTGTCATACAAGGTTAACATATTTTAATAGTATCAATCTATGAAATTCCTTTTGAATaaacacaacaaaggctacaCAGTGTCTAAAACACACTACCGACTTTCCTACAATAATTATCTGATACATTCAAAGTCCCTAGGATGGCCAAAACTATATATCTGAGGCTTTGTTTTTACTTCCAAAAAAGTAACATCCTGAGTTTCACGAAATGAACTAGATGTAATGAGATAATCATGctcaaccttaccttatgtaattAAAATGACAAATTCCCATCACAACTCATCCTATATCATGGATATGTGTTATCATTTACAACTAAGTGAAAGtatccctcaaacatttcaaaccATGTAAGATAAAGCAAGAAGAAATGTGACAATGCAGCAACCTTCTTACTCCAACATATGGAGCAGCTCCAAACACAGCAGAAAACAGAAACACTGATCATCTACTGAACAACTACTTTTTACTGGATATACAATTGTCTAATTCAATAGTTCAATAAATTATAATACTCTGTATCACGCCATGCAGGTGTTCCATTACTCTACATTAATTCATAAAAAGGACCTAAAACATAATAATACTTGTCAGAAAGCTGGTTTCGATGTTAAGGGAAGTACACTTTAAATgggcagtacatcatcatcatcacatcattcatAGACACTGACGAAGCACCAGCTTGTACTCAATATTAAGCCACACAATCATAACACCCGTCGAACATTAATATTCACTaaaaggactatatatatatatatatatatatatatatatatatatatatatatatatatatataatatacagacTCACATGGATCCACCATGTGAGGAACAGTTGTTTGTAAACATTGCCTCAGGGGATTACAGGATATGACAAGCCGCCTTAAAGTTCCCACATACACTTGGGTCTCTCACCTTCTCCCAACATCCACCAAACTAAAATGAGtaattttaattttaattttcgATTCATTATATGttgcatattcatacattttttaTGCTAAATATATTCATCAACCAAGTGATCGATTCCACGGAGGAATAATATATTTACTTCGTATGTGATAGTAtaaaatgcaaaaaagaaaaaaaaaacaaggaagttAGGAGCCCCCAAACAGGAAAATCAGGATTTTTTCTATTACGTACATTTTTCAACCGAG includes these proteins:
- the LOC139755477 gene encoding ciliogenesis and planar polarity effector 2-like isoform X2 encodes the protein MAPEWTIGESKTYQQKLLVPGTNKRKLFGILEKPNLPPSAPNVTYKLFMLGKASSGKTWTMNRLSGQEVPHQHIETVGIQCSNVYWPMKIGNRLILFRLEIWDAGESSVKRYNHVLPACREGVDAVLLCFSVTDRESWTDLPRLLTSASQPADRAAIIVVATRCDQFSHREVTEGEMESFEAAQGVPILKLGGTGDDQSDELTHTAPILNFLCKRLWQRDQELLSIKQ
- the LOC139755477 gene encoding ciliogenesis and planar polarity effector 2-like isoform X1; protein product: MVDPYDYVITKMAPEWTIGESKTYQQKLLVPGTNKRKLFGILEKPNLPPSAPNVTYKLFMLGKASSGKTWTMNRLSGQEVPHQHIETVGIQCSNVYWPMKIGNRLILFRLEIWDAGESSVKRYNHVLPACREGVDAVLLCFSVTDRESWTDLPRLLTSASQPADRAAIIVVATRCDQFSHREVTEGEMESFEAAQGVPILKLGGTGDDQSDELTHTAPILNFLCKRLWQRDQELLSIKQ